The following are from one region of the Erwinia billingiae Eb661 genome:
- a CDS encoding IS3 family transposase (programmed frameshift) yields the protein MRKARFTEHQIIAVLKSVEAGRTVKDVCREAGISEASYYNWKAKYGGMEASDIKKMKDLEDENRRLKQMFADLSLECRALKDVIGKKALKPAIKRELVNYLTAQFTMSIRQACRTLSLSRTVYCYQPGTRRDEAVIQVLTGLAERYPRYGFKKLFQVLRRQGHVWNNKRVHRIYCLLKLNFRRNGKQRLTVRNPAPLATPEALNQSWSIDFMHNALVCGRRFRTFNVVDDFNREALAIEIDLNIPAQRMVRVLDRIVANRGYPLKMRMDNGPELISLALAQWAEDHGVMLEFIKPGKPTQNAFIERFNRTYRTEILDFYLFRTLNEAREITERWLNEYNSERPHESLNNLTP from the exons ATGCGAAAAGCCCGATTCACTGAACACCAAATCATCGCCGTTCTGAAATCCGTCGAAGCCGGACGCACCGTCAAAGATGTCTGCCGCGAAGCGGGAATATCTGAGGCCTCGTACTACAACTGGAAAGCAAAGTACGGCGGGATGGAAGCCTCTGATATCAAAAAGATGAAGGATCTTGAGGACGAAAATCGCCGTCTCAAACAAATGTTTGCCGATCTCAGTCTTGAATGCCGTGCACTGAAAGATGTCATCG GAAAAAAAGCTTTAAAACCAGCGATAAAGCGTGAGCTCGTCAACTATCTGACCGCGCAGTTTACGATGAGCATACGCCAGGCATGCAGGACGTTATCGCTGAGCAGGACGGTGTATTGTTACCAGCCCGGTACCCGGCGTGATGAAGCGGTGATCCAGGTGCTGACCGGGTTGGCAGAGCGCTATCCCCGCTACGGCTTTAAGAAGCTTTTTCAGGTGCTGCGCAGGCAGGGGCACGTCTGGAACAACAAGCGCGTACACCGGATTTACTGTCTGCTGAAACTGAATTTTCGACGCAATGGTAAGCAACGTCTTACGGTGCGCAATCCGGCTCCGCTGGCAACGCCGGAAGCGCTCAATCAGAGCTGGTCTATCGATTTTATGCACAACGCGCTGGTCTGTGGTCGGCGTTTTCGGACCTTCAACGTGGTGGATGATTTTAACCGCGAGGCCCTTGCGATAGAAATCGATCTGAATATTCCTGCGCAACGAATGGTGCGGGTTCTGGACAGGATAGTGGCGAATCGCGGATATCCGCTGAAGATGCGGATGGATAACGGCCCGGAACTGATATCACTGGCTCTGGCGCAATGGGCTGAAGACCATGGTGTGATGCTGGAATTTATCAAGCCGGGTAAGCCGACACAGAACGCGTTTATTGAGAGGTTTAACAGGACGTACCGGACAGAAATACTGGACTTTTACCTGTTCAGAACGCTGAACGAAGCACGGGAAATCACAGAGCGCTGGCTGAATGAATACAACAGTGAGCGGCCCCATGAATCCCTGAATAACCTGACACCGTAA
- a CDS encoding ATP-dependent nuclease, with protein sequence MYLKSLVIHNFRKFSNSNNKVCFVKAGKTSPEQSPVAASTTVVIGKNNSGKTTITNSLALLCSDTDKLNGNDFNHNYLRRILSAFLASDFSIYPEIKFEMEFILDDINNDSTSNFSPFIDVSSLSSIPRDDTKDTTAYIMIIFKIYDEEIFRDAVDDLIKEKKDSGYNDNEFFRRFLDLISETEFKRVIKNIDNKLIDKAKVKNLIDLRIIKVANNIHDQRLLAKSFNRIIKFMYEKNKDELKSILHLVDGNNHSLTEKIKVSHQDNVESVLNTIILDESLGIELRANLTFDRLMGDLITYEHRDGENLIPEGQFGLGYANLINIISEIIDYSNRSLHEEKQLKIQLLCIEEPEVFMHPQMQVNFIRHIEEALIKILGLNSKDISSIKSQIVVTTHSSHILNSIIHGSGTFNEINYINSSKGNSESIILNDNDLCEGGKEFDYFKFIKKHVKHQVPELFFSDAIILVEGITEERVINYYIDRNTFLSKGNISVFRIDGAHRKVYSNLLKRINIPTLIITDIDFKRDNSLFKQVIIQDDGSEITTEHFPQMELLDDSIETTNSTLTHFLGSKKVINFPEHHISDNIYLAYQLEKISLDIPDGNKASYYATSFEEALILKNYRNDLLRGVLLKVVGKDYLDIISDEKEKHHILAMNSFKIQKKLSDSKSAFANAIIYELLTSEDVKPELPSYIINGLSWLGSQKRKVRGGDYV encoded by the coding sequence ATGTATCTAAAAAGTTTAGTTATTCATAATTTTAGGAAATTTAGCAATTCTAATAATAAAGTCTGTTTCGTTAAAGCTGGGAAAACCTCACCTGAACAATCACCAGTTGCTGCGTCAACAACAGTAGTCATTGGAAAAAACAACTCAGGTAAAACAACGATAACAAACTCCTTAGCATTATTATGTTCAGATACAGATAAATTAAACGGAAATGACTTTAACCATAATTATTTGAGGCGGATTCTTTCTGCATTTCTTGCGTCAGATTTTTCAATATACCCGGAAATAAAATTCGAAATGGAGTTCATCCTAGATGATATAAATAATGATAGCACTAGTAATTTCTCACCATTCATAGATGTATCATCATTGAGTAGTATCCCAAGAGATGATACCAAAGATACAACAGCATATATAATGATAATCTTTAAAATTTATGATGAGGAAATTTTTCGGGATGCAGTGGATGATTTAATTAAAGAAAAAAAAGACAGTGGTTACAATGATAATGAGTTTTTTAGACGTTTTTTAGATTTGATATCAGAGACGGAATTTAAAAGAGTCATTAAGAATATAGATAATAAATTAATTGATAAGGCCAAGGTGAAAAACCTGATCGACCTTCGGATCATTAAGGTTGCGAATAATATTCATGACCAAAGGCTACTAGCAAAATCCTTCAATAGAATTATAAAGTTCATGTATGAGAAAAATAAAGATGAACTAAAGAGTATTTTGCATCTGGTTGATGGGAATAACCACAGCCTTACTGAAAAAATAAAAGTAAGTCATCAAGATAATGTCGAATCAGTTTTAAACACAATTATTCTTGATGAAAGTCTAGGTATTGAATTAAGAGCCAACTTAACTTTCGATAGATTAATGGGAGATCTCATAACATATGAGCACCGTGATGGCGAAAATCTAATTCCTGAAGGTCAATTCGGATTAGGATATGCGAATCTTATAAATATAATTAGTGAAATAATTGATTATTCTAATAGAAGCTTGCATGAAGAAAAACAGCTTAAAATCCAGCTTTTATGCATTGAGGAGCCTGAGGTTTTTATGCATCCTCAGATGCAAGTTAATTTCATTCGTCATATTGAAGAGGCTTTGATAAAGATATTAGGACTAAACTCTAAAGACATTAGTTCAATTAAAAGCCAAATTGTAGTTACTACTCACTCCTCACATATATTGAATAGTATTATTCATGGAAGCGGAACATTCAATGAAATTAATTACATTAATAGTTCAAAAGGAAATAGTGAGAGTATAATTTTGAACGATAATGATCTTTGCGAGGGTGGCAAGGAATTTGATTACTTTAAATTTATTAAAAAACATGTAAAACACCAAGTTCCTGAGCTTTTCTTTTCTGATGCAATAATTTTAGTTGAAGGAATAACTGAAGAACGTGTCATAAATTATTATATTGATAGAAACACGTTCCTAAGTAAAGGCAATATTTCAGTTTTCAGAATTGATGGCGCGCACAGAAAAGTGTATTCAAACCTTCTGAAAAGAATAAATATTCCAACATTGATAATAACGGACATAGATTTCAAACGGGATAACTCCCTTTTCAAACAAGTGATAATACAAGATGATGGCTCGGAGATTACTACTGAACATTTTCCGCAAATGGAATTATTGGATGATTCAATCGAAACAACAAACTCTACCTTAACTCATTTCTTAGGAAGCAAAAAAGTTATAAATTTCCCCGAGCATCACATATCTGATAATATATATCTTGCTTACCAGTTGGAAAAAATATCTCTTGATATACCTGACGGAAATAAGGCGAGTTATTATGCAACTTCATTCGAAGAAGCGTTGATTCTCAAAAATTATAGAAATGATTTATTAAGAGGTGTTTTACTAAAAGTTGTTGGAAAGGACTATTTAGATATTATTTCAGATGAAAAGGAAAAACATCACATTCTTGCGATGAACTCATTCAAGATACAGAAAAAACTATCAGACAGTAAAAGTGCATTTGCTAACGCCATCATTTATGAATTACTAACTAGCGAAGATGTTAAACCAGAATTGCCTTCATACATAATAAATGGATTGTCGTGGCTTGGAAGTCAAAAGCGTAAAGTTAGAGGAGGTGACTATGTATGA
- a CDS encoding UvrD-helicase domain-containing protein: MYELDAEKEKTEHEIIESIYHSINEEKSFYFQSGAGAGKTYALVKAIKYAGQLCAIKKNNSSRKILCITYTNNATNEIAERLPSSEHYYVSTIHYFIWDLLKNYNKELIETHVSFLGDEIKRLEYIVFHDPDLHKSYKNFRSLSIEELDFLIEKIREDKINYYEVAFGPAVPYWSYLESVIGIDLLRAIKSNKQDVYDAIKILLTIKNYKNCLDSIKTGDPKYKDITYKANQNIEILHLSVIGHDTLLKYAKILLLKNIGLSRVVIDAYPYVFIDECQDTNPDIIDFFSEIYTYSKGSSD; this comes from the coding sequence ATGTATGAATTAGACGCAGAAAAAGAAAAGACAGAGCATGAAATAATTGAAAGTATTTATCATTCAATTAATGAGGAAAAGTCATTTTATTTCCAGTCTGGTGCAGGTGCTGGGAAAACATATGCGTTAGTTAAAGCCATTAAATACGCAGGGCAATTATGTGCTATTAAGAAAAATAATTCATCTAGAAAAATACTATGTATAACATATACTAACAACGCCACAAATGAAATCGCCGAGCGGTTGCCGTCCTCAGAGCATTATTATGTTTCAACGATTCATTATTTTATTTGGGATTTATTGAAGAATTATAACAAAGAGTTGATTGAGACCCATGTTTCATTCCTTGGGGATGAAATAAAAAGATTAGAGTATATAGTTTTTCACGATCCTGATTTACATAAATCATATAAAAACTTTAGAAGCCTTTCAATTGAAGAGCTAGATTTTTTAATTGAAAAAATACGCGAAGATAAAATAAATTACTATGAAGTCGCTTTTGGCCCCGCCGTGCCGTATTGGAGTTATTTAGAGTCTGTGATTGGTATAGACTTGTTAAGAGCAATCAAGTCCAACAAACAAGATGTATACGATGCAATAAAGATATTACTGACCATTAAGAATTATAAAAACTGTCTGGATTCAATAAAGACTGGCGATCCTAAATATAAGGATATAACTTACAAAGCCAATCAAAATATTGAAATACTACATCTAAGTGTGATTGGGCATGATACATTACTTAAATATGCAAAAATATTATTATTAAAAAACATAGGTTTGTCTAGAGTGGTAATTGACGCTTATCCTTATGTTTTCATCGATGAGTGCCAAGATACAAACCCAGATATCATTGATTTTTTCTCTGAGATTTATACGTATTCAAAAGGTTCAAGTGACTGA
- a CDS encoding 3'-5' exonuclease — MQTIFSWDIVKKPFYESLNLINKDFNRRSFDEIINYINIIRGNHQPIIQTSIYKNKQGGEVKFQQLGEECNEQSIIMDIINDHKREWHLSPDSSFACLVLKNKMLATLCDFDNIYKLVSKIYTAENPSYHNKVNEEFVVRELKKAGRLAMTLHNILLPLFLIVRNKTLSLSELFPIVTKSQFSLKEVREAISFLQGFSNCTLLEYVDGVRRDINGSISPKTKEIIESLFPQKMIDPNASIDSTILELSNFKRVADCSVFLSELLYINIDEFLNWMDYLHGESKLSGIDYMTCHSAKGLEFDNVLIFLEDSMLHDKNIFSELLTSDLNVTLNEKLERARRILYVSVSRAIKNASIVLFSKNNMDFNT, encoded by the coding sequence ATGCAAACCATTTTCTCGTGGGATATAGTCAAAAAACCATTTTATGAAAGTTTGAATTTAATAAATAAAGATTTTAATAGACGATCATTTGATGAGATTATAAATTACATTAATATAATAAGAGGTAATCATCAACCTATTATCCAAACTTCTATCTATAAAAATAAACAAGGTGGCGAGGTCAAATTCCAGCAACTAGGTGAAGAGTGCAATGAACAGTCAATAATAATGGATATAATTAATGATCATAAGCGTGAATGGCATTTGTCTCCTGATAGTTCTTTCGCGTGCCTAGTTCTTAAAAACAAAATGCTCGCTACCTTATGTGATTTCGATAATATATATAAATTAGTTTCTAAAATTTATACTGCCGAAAACCCCTCTTATCATAATAAGGTTAATGAGGAGTTTGTAGTTAGGGAGCTAAAGAAGGCGGGTAGACTGGCAATGACCCTTCATAATATCTTGCTCCCTCTATTTCTTATTGTTAGGAATAAAACTTTATCTCTGAGTGAGCTATTTCCGATTGTAACTAAAAGTCAATTCAGTCTGAAAGAGGTTCGTGAAGCCATATCATTTCTCCAAGGTTTTTCAAATTGCACTTTACTTGAATATGTTGATGGTGTCAGGAGGGATATAAATGGGAGTATTTCACCTAAAACTAAAGAAATAATAGAATCTCTATTTCCGCAAAAAATGATTGATCCTAACGCTAGCATTGATTCGACCATTTTAGAATTATCTAATTTTAAACGAGTGGCTGATTGTTCAGTTTTTTTATCTGAACTTCTTTATATTAATATTGATGAGTTTTTAAACTGGATGGATTATCTGCACGGTGAGTCAAAACTATCCGGTATTGATTATATGACATGCCACTCAGCGAAAGGCCTTGAGTTCGATAACGTTCTGATTTTTTTAGAGGATTCAATGTTACATGATAAAAATATTTTCTCTGAACTTCTGACATCTGATCTTAATGTGACGTTAAATGAAAAGTTAGAAAGGGCAAGGCGTATTTTATATGTATCAGTTTCGCGTGCTATCAAGAATGCTAGCATAGTATTGTTCTCTAAAAATAATATGGACTTCAATACATAA